TCTAGTACAGCATACCATGTGATGAGGTAGAATACGTCTCATGATATTGTCCGCTGTGGGCTGCCTGTCAAAGCTAGCTTAATGACACCCTCATGGTTTTAAAAGGCCTCATGAAGGAGTGAGGACTCCAATCCTTATATGGACCACGGTCTTCCCTTCACTCACCGATGTGGGAGTATCTTAGTCGCCCCTGGGTTAGATTTTATCGACAACACCATGGCACCTCAATAGAAGAGTGTCTCTATCGATCCCTGCTGTTAGACAATTAGCTTTCTCTACATGTCCATTGTCTACTCTGATTTCATTTTGAAAGCAAAAATAaggttttcattttttgttagcATGAATGTGCACACTTACAATTAGCGTGTCAGTTCCTCTTTATTTATGGcattttttatgtatatatttcttttgaatATGTCCTTTTTCCGCTCCTCAAAGTTTTGTTCTCCCTTCCCCCTGTCCTGGATTTTCACGGAGCaattctctctcactctctaatTGGACTACATATTATTTGCCCTTAAAAGTATTTCTTTTCAGATGCTTTTTTAGGTCAATTCACAAGTTTTGTCTTTCTAACTCTGACTTTGAATCTGGGTGTGTACTTTGAGTTAGTAATCCTATTAATTTTTTTCCCAGTctcttaaaaacattttcttcaGTAAGTTTTACATGAGATCCACCCAGTTTTATTTTTGACAGAAATAATCCTCGAGGGAACGAAGAATAGCAAGCCTCCACTTGCATTTTGCATGATCTCTCAGCTGGAGTCAATGCCTGCAGATTTGGTTGGGTAACAACGAATAAAATGAACAAACATCTGAGCTCTTGAAATTTATTTGTCACTAGGGTGTTATTCTGCTTTGTCTTGACCTTTACGCCTTTCATTGTTATATATGGTGGTTTCCAATAAACGGCCAGAGGCTATAACTTTATAATTCTAGGCAGTCATTAAGATGAAAAGAATTTGCTCCTTAAatcaatcaaaaataaaatgcatTGTAGTTGTGAATATGTCAATTTGATAGATCTGACATCTTGAGTATATCTGGAAATACAATGTTATGATAGTTTGGATAGTGTATATGTATTCCAAACCCAAGTGCTTCAGCAATTGGACACTTGGATGGATGAGCAGTTACAGTAATGTAGTACAGTGAGGCAAGGCTTAGCCATGTTCACAATtgctccttttcctttttggtttgttGGTTAAGATTAAATTTTGCTGATTCCAATTCTGACAAAATGCAGGTCCGTGTATCAAAACTGTCATCTTATCTGAAACTGTGTCAAAGTTGTTCTGTCTGGTGTTGAAATTTTGAAGAGACTGAGGAGTTCATAGTTTCCGAGTCACTGAGTTAGTGGATCCTTCTAAATTTATTATGACGCTGAATTGTCGTCTGATAACATACTCATCAGATATTATAGATGGAGAGCCAATCTATGTTTCTTCGAATTGCCTTCCTATCAAGGCTGCTAACTTTGAACCTGCGGGACATGCATTCCATTCTGCTGTACTCAACCTTCTTGGTTTTGGCGAAGAAGGAGATACAGATGCTGTTGATCAGAATGATTCGACTGACAAGAGACGAGATTATATTCCATCACCTGATTCGTATAGCAGCAAAGGTAAAAAGAAATCTGGCGAAGGCAAGCAACAAGACCATTATGCCTTCTTGGGTTTGGGGCATCTACGTTTCCTGGCCACTGAGGAACAGATTAAAAGAAGTTACAGGGAGGCTGCCTTAAAGCATCATCCTGACAAGctagcttctcttcttcttgcggagGAAACTGAAGCTGCAAAGcaagcaaagaaagaagagatagaGAATCATTTCAAAGCCATCCAGGAAGCTTATGAGATCCTCATCGATCCTGTGAAGAGAAGGATATATGACTCCACTGATGAGTGTGATGATGAAATTCCCACAGACTGTGCACCATGGGACTTCTTTAAAGTGTTCGGTCCAGCTTTCATGAGAAATGGGCGGTGGTCCGTTAACCAACCAGTACCATCGTTGGGTGAAGAGAATAATCCAGTGGAAGAAGTTGATCGTTTCTACAATTTTTGGTACAACTTTAGGAGTTGGAGAGAGTTCCCACAATCAGATGATTTTGATCTTGAGCAAGCTGAGTCTCGTGACCATAAGAGGTGGATGGAGAGGCAGAATTCAAAACTTAGAGAGAAAGCAAGGAAAGAAGAATATGTACGAATACGTGCGCTTGTTGACAATGCTTATAAAAGGGACCCTCGAATTctgaagagaaaggaagaagagaaggcagagaagcaaaggaagaaggaggcCAGGTTCCTTGCTAGGAAGATGCAAGAGGAAGAAGCTGCTAGGGTTGCTGAAGAGGAGAAACGcaagaaagaggaggaagacagAATGGCTGCTGAAGCTGCTTTGAATCAAAAGAAagtcaaggaaaaagaaaagaagctcTTACGCAAAGAGCGAACTCGTTTACGGACACTCTCCGGATCTGT
The sequence above is a segment of the Telopea speciosissima isolate NSW1024214 ecotype Mountain lineage chromosome 7, Tspe_v1, whole genome shotgun sequence genome. Coding sequences within it:
- the LOC122668037 gene encoding dnaJ homolog subfamily C member 2-like, translating into MTLNCRLITYSSDIIDGEPIYVSSNCLPIKAANFEPAGHAFHSAVLNLLGFGEEGDTDAVDQNDSTDKRRDYIPSPDSYSSKGKKKSGEGKQQDHYAFLGLGHLRFLATEEQIKRSYREAALKHHPDKLASLLLAEETEAAKQAKKEEIENHFKAIQEAYEILIDPVKRRIYDSTDECDDEIPTDCAPWDFFKVFGPAFMRNGRWSVNQPVPSLGEENNPVEEVDRFYNFWYNFRSWREFPQSDDFDLEQAESRDHKRWMERQNSKLREKARKEEYVRIRALVDNAYKRDPRILKRKEEEKAEKQRKKEARFLARKMQEEEAARVAEEEKRKKEEEDRMAAEAALNQKKVKEKEKKLLRKERTRLRTLSGSVSSQRLLDLTEDDVESICMSFETEQLRSLCDNIEHKEGIERAQLIKDALGGNRNSEGPKQAEKNAQQNGSVEVNKNVAGVQVKDANPLSGYEKKEKPWGREEIELLRKGMQKYAKGTSRRWEVISEYLGTGRSVEEILKATKTVLLQKPDSSKAFDSFLEKRKPAPTIASPLTTRQESAETITPADLPEKNVPEIVNPKKPLSSDVGVMVNGTSSSTEQQDEWSAVQERALIQALKTFPKEANQRWERVATAVPGKTVIQCKKKFAMLRESFRSKKNAE